One genomic region from Evansella sp. LMS18 encodes:
- a CDS encoding alpha/beta hydrolase, which translates to MKWASRLLKNIFLLGSLLTASLFVLIAISVYLWQTTDEGRLPAKTAVVLHAINNNLVNLDINIRVPQIVSGGSGGGGNPLLREDLYIPVQDDVQIPVRVYRPQGEGPFPIVMYYHGGAFMQGFGDIDSHDNIVRSLAARTQSVVVAVGYRVAPEHVFPAAVEDSYAAINWAVENAETFNGNADRLSVAGDSAGGNLATVMTLMARDRNGPEITSQVLLYPLTTFQDVPLESRDIYDSGYYLLSRSVMYRARDLYTPEETMWGSPYTSPLQAEDLSGLPPALVITAEFDPLRDEGEAYAERLAQSGVPVRATRYRGVMHGFVSFYEVMQSGQYGLQEAASFLRHAHDDSLQVTDPFQLQVRQPPQGFDRVRDQTEAFAIAAYLLGRTGANFINQ; encoded by the coding sequence ATGAAATGGGCCAGCCGTCTGCTTAAAAATATATTTCTTCTCGGCTCATTGCTGACCGCTTCCTTATTTGTACTGATTGCCATTTCAGTCTATTTATGGCAGACAACTGATGAAGGAAGGCTGCCTGCAAAAACTGCAGTCGTGCTTCATGCTATTAATAATAACCTCGTTAATCTGGATATAAATATCCGTGTCCCGCAAATTGTTTCAGGAGGGAGCGGCGGAGGGGGAAATCCCCTCCTCAGGGAGGACCTTTATATTCCTGTGCAGGATGATGTCCAGATACCTGTAAGAGTGTACAGGCCTCAGGGGGAGGGACCTTTTCCGATCGTCATGTATTACCATGGTGGAGCTTTCATGCAAGGCTTTGGTGATATAGATTCCCATGACAATATTGTACGTTCATTAGCTGCCAGGACACAGAGTGTCGTTGTTGCGGTTGGATACAGAGTGGCGCCGGAACATGTTTTTCCTGCTGCAGTGGAGGACAGCTATGCCGCGATTAACTGGGCCGTGGAAAATGCTGAAACCTTTAACGGGAATGCTGACAGGTTAAGTGTGGCTGGTGACAGCGCAGGTGGAAACCTGGCAACGGTGATGACACTCATGGCGAGAGACAGGAATGGTCCTGAGATTACTTCCCAGGTTCTCCTTTACCCGTTAACAACCTTCCAGGACGTTCCTCTGGAATCCCGGGATATATACGACAGCGGCTATTATTTGTTATCCAGATCGGTGATGTACCGGGCTAGAGACTTATACACCCCGGAAGAGACGATGTGGGGAAGTCCGTATACATCCCCTCTGCAGGCTGAAGATTTGAGTGGCCTTCCCCCTGCGCTGGTGATAACCGCGGAATTCGACCCGTTAAGGGATGAAGGGGAAGCTTATGCTGAGAGGCTGGCTCAATCAGGAGTGCCAGTGAGGGCCACCAGATACAGAGGAGTAATGCATGGATTTGTTTCCTTCTATGAAGTGATGCAGAGCGGCCAGTATGGTCTCCAGGAAGCAGCGAGCTTCCTTCGCCACGCCCATGATGATTCGCTGCAGGTAACAGACCCGTTTCAGCTGCAGGTGAGACAGCCGCCGCAGGGCTTCGACAGGGTCAGGGACCAGACGGAAGCATTTGCGATAGCTGCATACCTTCTTGGAAGAACAGGAGCTAATTTTATAAATCAGTAA
- a CDS encoding aminotransferase A, whose translation MEHLINSKVRNIEISGIRQFFNRVAQVPDAVQLTLGQPDFHTPDHIKEAAKQAIDENRTGYTKNAGEEELLKAAAHFMESKYSLSYDWDSEIITTAGASQAIDIAMRTILEEGSEVIIPAPVYPAYAPIVSLCGGNPVFVDTSESGFVITSEQIEANLTANTKAVILPYPSNPTGAVLTYSQAETLASFLADKELFVISDEIYSELNYGQEHISIASFPHMKEKTIVINGVSKSHSMTGWRIGFALAPAYVVKHMLKVHQYNITCASSVSQRAALEALKNGAEDPVYMKQEYMKRRDFVISRLKDMGMKVNEPSGAFYVFPSVSESGLGSFEFAVRLLEEEKLAVVPGNAFSSYGEGYIRLSYAYRMEELEEALNRLERFWNKVQEGE comes from the coding sequence ATGGAACACTTAATAAATTCTAAAGTCAGAAATATAGAAATATCCGGTATAAGGCAGTTTTTTAACAGGGTCGCCCAGGTTCCCGACGCGGTACAGCTCACCTTGGGGCAGCCCGACTTCCATACCCCTGACCATATCAAAGAGGCCGCCAAACAGGCTATTGATGAAAACAGAACCGGCTATACAAAGAATGCCGGTGAAGAGGAGCTTCTTAAAGCAGCTGCCCATTTTATGGAATCAAAATACAGCCTCTCCTACGACTGGGACAGTGAAATTATCACCACAGCAGGGGCTTCCCAGGCGATTGATATTGCTATGCGGACAATTCTGGAAGAAGGTTCCGAAGTAATTATTCCTGCACCTGTTTATCCCGCTTATGCTCCCATTGTTTCTTTATGCGGAGGAAACCCCGTATTTGTCGATACGTCAGAATCTGGATTTGTGATAACAAGCGAGCAAATAGAAGCTAATCTGACAGCGAATACGAAAGCGGTCATCCTGCCCTACCCTTCAAACCCGACAGGTGCAGTCCTTACATACAGCCAGGCTGAAACGCTGGCATCCTTTTTAGCTGATAAAGAGCTGTTCGTCATTTCCGACGAAATTTATTCGGAGCTTAACTACGGTCAGGAGCATATTTCTATCGCTTCTTTCCCACATATGAAAGAAAAGACTATCGTTATTAATGGGGTTTCCAAATCACATTCCATGACAGGGTGGAGGATTGGTTTTGCCCTTGCTCCTGCCTATGTCGTTAAACATATGTTAAAAGTGCACCAGTATAATATAACTTGTGCCTCTTCTGTGTCTCAGCGTGCCGCACTGGAAGCCCTTAAAAATGGCGCGGAAGACCCGGTGTATATGAAACAGGAATACATGAAGCGAAGAGACTTTGTAATCAGCAGGCTTAAAGATATGGGAATGAAAGTGAATGAACCTTCCGGAGCTTTTTACGTTTTCCCGTCGGTCAGTGAATCAGGGCTTGGTTCTTTTGAATTTGCTGTGAGGCTGCTTGAGGAAGAAAAACTTGCTGTTGTGCCGGGAAATGCTTTTTCTTCTTACGGCGAAGGTTATATCAGATTGTCTTATGCCTACAGAATGGAGGAGCTTGAAGAGGCACTGAACAGGCTGGAACGATTCTGGAACAAAGTACAGGAAGGTGAGTGA
- a CDS encoding SOS response-associated peptidase codes for MCGRFTLYADPDFLAGYFNLENKEDLQMEASYNIAPGQFVFAVVRGKISYRGGLIKWGLIPSWSAAPSSRYKMINARSETVHEKPAFKHLIEKRRCVIPADGFYEWKQEEGEKQPYYIKMANDTPVLFAGLWDRWKSDDGESLTTCTILTTRPNELMVSLHDRMPVILQEDKWQDWVAGREASHFFDPFPSELMTAYPVAAEVNNPRNDSPSCIQAM; via the coding sequence ATGTGCGGACGTTTTACCCTGTATGCAGACCCTGACTTTCTCGCTGGCTATTTCAATCTGGAAAACAAAGAAGACTTACAGATGGAAGCCAGCTATAATATAGCACCTGGCCAGTTTGTTTTCGCTGTGGTTAGAGGGAAAATAAGCTACAGAGGCGGTTTGATAAAGTGGGGGCTCATTCCATCGTGGAGTGCTGCTCCTTCTTCACGTTATAAAATGATTAATGCACGGTCAGAAACCGTTCATGAAAAACCCGCTTTCAAACATCTCATAGAAAAAAGGCGGTGTGTGATCCCAGCGGATGGATTTTATGAATGGAAGCAGGAGGAGGGGGAAAAGCAGCCGTATTATATCAAGATGGCGAATGATACCCCTGTTCTGTTTGCCGGGCTGTGGGACCGGTGGAAAAGCGATGATGGGGAGTCCCTCACCACCTGTACCATACTCACTACAAGGCCAAATGAATTAATGGTTTCTCTCCATGACAGGATGCCGGTTATTCTTCAGGAAGACAAGTGGCAGGATTGGGTCGCTGGCAGAGAGGCAAGCCACTTTTTCGACCCTTTTCCCTCGGAACTGATGACAGCGTATCCTGTGGCAGCAGAGGTGAATAATCCGCGAAATGATTCCCCGTCCTGTATTCAGGCCATGTAA